Proteins encoded by one window of Manihot esculenta cultivar AM560-2 chromosome 10, M.esculenta_v8, whole genome shotgun sequence:
- the LOC110623884 gene encoding ras-related protein RABA2a, which translates to MARRPDEEYDYLFKVVLIGDSGVGKSNLLSRFTRNEFCLESKSTIGVEFATRTLQVEGRTVKAQIWDTAGQERYRAITSAYYRGALGALLVYDVTKPTTFENVSRWLKELRDHADANIVIMLIGNKTDLKHLRAVATEDAQSYAEREGLSFIETSALEATNVEKAFQTILSEIYRIISKKSLSSEEPTPANIKEGKTIVVGGSEGNAKKPCCSSS; encoded by the exons ATGGCGAGGAGACCTGACGAGGAATACGATTACCTCTTCAAGGTTGTATTAATCGGCGATTCTGGTGTAGGGAAATCCAATCTTCTCTCCCGATTTACTCGCAATGAGTTCTGTTTGGAGTCCAAATCCACCATTGGTGTCGAATTTGCCACCCGTACTCTTCAA GTCGAGGGAAGGACCGTCAAAGCCCAAATATGGGACACAGCTGGGCAGGAACGATACAGAGCAATAACCAGTGCCTATTACAGAGGTGCTCTCGGAGCTCTTCTAGTGTATGATGTTACAAAACCGACAACATTCGAAAATGTCAGTCGCTGGCTGAAGGAGCTGAGAGACCATGCAGATGCCAACATTGTGATCATGCTAATCGGGAACAAGACTGATCTGAAACATCTCAGAGCAGTGGCCACTGAGGATGCTCAAAGCTACGCAGAGAGAGAAGGACTTTCATTTATTGAAACATCTGCTCTTGAAGCAACAAATGTTGAGAAGGCTTTTCAGACAATACTTTCTGAAATATACAGAATTATTAGTAAGAAATCACTTTCATCAGAAGAACCAACACCTGCCAACATCAAAGAAGGGAAGACAATTGTGGTCGGAGGATCTGAGGGTAACGCTAAGAAACCTTGCTGCTCTTCATCATAA
- the LOC110624824 gene encoding glucuronoxylan 4-O-methyltransferase 1 — protein sequence MRPKSQPIPILKLLLFGVFLAFFLLFLLRSNISSSKENPSPVSRTFQSKTPNHEEANATNCSPTSGKIPRSLAQALIHYTTSTITPQQTLKEISVTAKILEKKSPCNFLVFGLGHDSLMWSSLNYGGRTIFLEEDEAWISQIRRRFPMLESYHVTYDSKVNQANNLMEVGRGPECTAISDPKFSMCQLALKGLPSEVYEIKWDLIMVDAPTGYYEEAPGRMTAIYTAGMMARNKEEGEETEVFVHDVNREVEETFSKVFLCEGYMKKQEGRLRHFTIPSHRGALERPFCPE from the coding sequence atgagGCCTAAAAGCCAACCAATCCCCATCCTTAAGCTTCTCCTCTTTGGTgtctttcttgctttctttctgcTATTTTTGTTAAGATCAAACATATCTTCTTCCAAAGAAAACCCATCTCCTGTTTCAAGAACCTTTCAATCCAAAACCCCAAACCATGAGGAAGCAAATGCAACAAATTGCTCCCCAACTAGCGGAAAGATCCCACGGTCACTAGCTCAAGCTCTCATCCATTACACAACCTCAACCATTACCCCACAACAAACACTCAAAGAAATCTCAGTAACAGCAAAAATTTTAGAGAAGAAATCTCCCTGCAACTTCTTGGTTTTTGGGCTTGGTCATGACAGTCTTATGTGGAGTTCACTTAACTATGGAGGAAGAACAATCTTCCTTGAAGAAGATGAGGCATGGATTTCACAAATTAGGAGAAGGTTCCCCATGTTAGAGTCCTATCATGTGACCTATGATAGTAAAGTGAACCAAGCAAATAATCTCATGGAGGTAGGCAGGGGACCTGAGTGCACAGCAATTAGTGATCCCAAATTCTCTATGTGCCAACTTGCTTTGAAAGGCTTGCCTAGTGAAGTTTATGAGATAAAATGGGATTTAATCATGGTTGATGCACCAACAGGTTACTATGAAGAGGCACCAGGAAGAATGACTGCTATATATACTGCAGGAATGATGGCTAGGAACAAGGAAGAGGGAGAAGAAACTGAGGTGTTTGTGCATGATGTGAATAGGGAAGTTGAAGAAACATTTTCTAAGGTATTTCTTTGTGAAGGATATATGAAGAAACAAGAAGGAAGATTAAGGCACTTCACAATTCCTAGCCACAGGGGTGCCTTGGAGAGGCCCTTTTGCCCTGAGTAG
- the LOC110623885 gene encoding ras-related protein RABD1 isoform X2 yields the protein MSSEYDYLFKLLLIGDSSVGKSCLLLRFAKIRTVELDGKTIKLQIWDTAGQERFRTITSSYYRGAHGIIIVYDVTEMESFNNVKQWLNEIDRYANDSVCKLLVGNKCDLVENKVVDTQTAKAFADELGIPFLETSAKDSINVEQAFLTMAGEIKKKMGSQPTANKSTGTVQMKGQPIQQKNNCCG from the exons ATGAGCAGCGAATA TGATTATCTCTTTAAGCTCCTGCTAATCGGAGATTCGTCCGTTGGAAAATCGTGTCTGCTTCTCAGATTTGCC AAAATCAGAACTGTGGAGCTGGATGGCAAGACGATTAAGCTTCAGATT TGGGATACTGCTGGACAGGAGCGCTTCCGGACTATAACAAGCAGTTATTACCGAGGTGCACATGGAATCATA ATAGTATATGATGTCACAGAGATGGAGAGCTTCAACAATGTCAAGCAGTGGTTAAATGAGATTGACAGATATGCAAATGACAGTGTATGCAAACTTTTAGTTGGAAATAAATGTGATCTAGTTGAAAACAAGGTCGTGGACACACAAACTGCAAAG GCATTTGCAGATGAGCTTGGAATTCCATTCCTGGAGACTAGTGCTAAAGATTCAATTAATGTGGAGCAGGCTTTCTTAACCATGGCTGGAGAAATTAAGAAAAA AATGGGTAGCCAGCCAACTGCAAACAAGTCAACAGGAACTGTTCAAATGAAGGGGCAGCCAATCCAGCAGAAGAATAACTGTTGTGGTTAG
- the LOC110623885 gene encoding ras-related protein RABD1 isoform X1, which translates to MSSEYDYLFKLLLIGDSSVGKSCLLLRFADDSYVDSYISTIGVDFKIRTVELDGKTIKLQIWDTAGQERFRTITSSYYRGAHGIIIVYDVTEMESFNNVKQWLNEIDRYANDSVCKLLVGNKCDLVENKVVDTQTAKAFADELGIPFLETSAKDSINVEQAFLTMAGEIKKKMGSQPTANKSTGTVQMKGQPIQQKNNCCG; encoded by the exons ATGAGCAGCGAATA TGATTATCTCTTTAAGCTCCTGCTAATCGGAGATTCGTCCGTTGGAAAATCGTGTCTGCTTCTCAGATTTGCC GATGATTCTTATGTGGACAGCTACATCAGTACTATTGGTGTTGATTTT AAAATCAGAACTGTGGAGCTGGATGGCAAGACGATTAAGCTTCAGATT TGGGATACTGCTGGACAGGAGCGCTTCCGGACTATAACAAGCAGTTATTACCGAGGTGCACATGGAATCATA ATAGTATATGATGTCACAGAGATGGAGAGCTTCAACAATGTCAAGCAGTGGTTAAATGAGATTGACAGATATGCAAATGACAGTGTATGCAAACTTTTAGTTGGAAATAAATGTGATCTAGTTGAAAACAAGGTCGTGGACACACAAACTGCAAAG GCATTTGCAGATGAGCTTGGAATTCCATTCCTGGAGACTAGTGCTAAAGATTCAATTAATGTGGAGCAGGCTTTCTTAACCATGGCTGGAGAAATTAAGAAAAA AATGGGTAGCCAGCCAACTGCAAACAAGTCAACAGGAACTGTTCAAATGAAGGGGCAGCCAATCCAGCAGAAGAATAACTGTTGTGGTTAG
- the LOC110624822 gene encoding leucine--tRNA ligase, cytoplasmic: MPKHKLQLFPPNALRRSLVNQSSHQFSEMATDSAKSFARRDRLLEIEQKVRSWWEEKDVFMAEPGKNPPEPDEKFFGNFPFPYMNGFLHLGHAFSLSKLEFAAAYHRLRGANVLLPFAFHCTGMPIKASADKLRREIQQFGDPPDFAKEEEKQVESQPEPDDGRGSLPVDKFKGKKSKAASKSGGQMFQWEIMRSFGLSDGEISKFQDPYEWLGFFPPLAMEDLKAFGLGCDWRRSFVTTEINPYFDSFVQWQMRKLRSMGKIVKDVRYTIYSPLDGQPCADHDRASGEGVQPQEYTVVKMEVLPPFPTKLRPLDGKKVFLGAATLRPETMYGQTNAWVLPDGEYGAFEINETDVFILTERAALNLAYQNFSRFPQKPSCLIELSGYDLIGLRLKSPLSFNEFIYALPMLTILTDKGTGIVTSVPSDAPDDYMALHDLKQKPAFRAKYGVKDEWIMPFDLIPIINIPEFGDMAAEKVCLDLKIKSQNEKEKLAEAKRLTYLRGFTDGTMLVGEFAGRKVQEAKPLVKAKLIETGEAILYSEPEKKVVSRSGDECVVALTDQWYITYGEEEWKKLAEECLSNMNLYSDETRHVFEHTLSWLNQWACSRSFGLGTRIPWDKDFVVESLSDSTIYMAYYTVAHLLHNDDIYGTSKSHPVQPEQMTDDVWNFIICNSPYPKSSNIPSSILDKMKQQFEYWYPFDLRVSGKDLIQNHLTFSIYNHTAIMSKHHWPRGFRCNGHIMLNSEKMSKSTGNFRTIRQAIEEFSADATRFSLADAGDGVDDANFVFETSNAAILRLTKEISWMEEVLAEESSLRTGPPSTYADQVFANEMNNAVRMTDKNYRDYMFREALKTGFYDLQAARDEYRYSCGSGGMNRDLLFCFMDVQTRLITPICPHYAEYVWRELLKKDGFVVKAGWPTADAPDLTLKAANKYLQDSIVLMRKLLQKQLLGSKKANKDGAPAAILTEDKITGLIYVNEQFDGWQAECLRILQSKFDNKTCAFASDEDIMDALKNSSIGNATNFKETQKLCMPFLRFKKDEAIAIGVQALDLRLPFGEIEVLQKNLDLIKRQIGLQDVEVLSVADPDAVAKAGSYKSLLNHNPPSPGNPTAIFLTR; encoded by the exons ATGCCCAAGCACAAGTTGCAACTCTTTCCTCCCAACGCCCTTCGCCGATCGCTCGTCAACCAGAG TTCCCATCAATTTTCTGAAATGGCAACAGACAGTGCAAAAAGTTTTGCAAGAAGGGACCGTCTCTTGGAGATTGAGCAGAAGGTTCGAAGCTGGTGGGAAGAGAAAGATGTTTTCATGgctgaacctggcaaaaacccaCCTGAACCAGACGAGAAGTTCTTTGGCAACTTTCCATTTCCTTACATGAATGGCTTCTTGCACCTCGGACATGCATTCTCACTGTCCAAACTTGAGTTTGCTGCCGCTTATCATAGATTAAGGGGCGCTAATGTGCTCTTGCCATTTGCTTTTCACTGCACTGGCATGCCAATCAAGGCCTCAGCTGATAAACTTCGTCGGGAGATTCAACAGTTCGGTGATCCACCGGATTTTGCCAAAGAAGAGGAGAAGCAAGTAGAATCACAACCAGAACCTGACGATGGACGTGGAAGTTTGCCAGTGGATAAGTTTAAGGGTAAAAAATCGAAGGCTGCATCAAAATCAGGGGGGCAAATGTTTCAGTGGGAAATTATGCGTAGTTTTGGGCTTTCTGATGGTGAGATATCAAAGTTCCAGGATCCATACGAATGGCTGGGATTCTTTCCTCCATTAGCCATGGAAGACCTTAAAGCTTTTGGCTTGGGTTGTGATTGGAGACGCTCCTTTGTCACCACAGAAATAAACCCATATTTTGATTCTTTTGTGCAATGGCAGATGAGGAAGCTAAGATCAATGGGCAAGATTGTAAAAGATGTGCGTTACACaatctactctcccttggatgGCCAGCCATGTGCAGATCATGACAGGGCAAGTGGTGAAGGAGTGCAGCCTCAGGAGTATACTGTTGTGAAGATGGAGGTGTTGCCACCTTTTCCGACCAAACTGCGGCCATTAGACGGGAAGAAAGTGTTTCTAGGAGCTGCTACGTTGAGACCTGAGACAATGTATGGACAAACAAATGCTTGGGTCTTGCCTGATGGAGAATATGGAGCTTTTGAAATCAATGAAACAGATGTGTTCATCCTCACTGAAAGAGCAGCCCTTAACCTTGCATATCAAAATTTCTCAAGGTTCCCACAGAAACCTAGCTGCTTGATTGAGCTAAGTGGTTATGATCTTATTGGTCTTCGCTTGAAATCTCCACTTTCTTTCAATGAGTTCATATATGCTCTTCCAATGCTCACTATTCTGACAGACAAAGGCACAGGGATTGTCACCAGTGTCCCCAGCGATGCCCCTGATGATTACATGGCACTCCATGATTTGAAACAAAAACCAGCTTTCAGGGCAAAGTATGGTGTGAAGGATGAATGGATAATGCCCTTTGATCTTATACCCATCATCAATATTCCAGAATTTGGAGACATGGCAGCTGAGAAAGTTTGCCTGGATCTAAAAATCAAGAGCCAAAATGAGAAAGAGAAGCTTGCTGAAGCAAAGAGGTTAACATACCTGAGAGGATTCACAGATGGGACAATGCTTGTTGGAGAATTTGCAGGGAGAAAAGTCCAGGAAGCTAAGCCATTGGTCAAGGCCAAGCTCATTGAAACAGGTGAGGCGATTCTCTATAGCGAACCGGAGAAGAAGGTTGTGTCAAGATCTGGTGATGAATGTGTTGTGGCATTAACTGATCAATGGTACATTACATATGGGGAAGAAGAATGGAAGAAGTTGGCTGAAGAATGCTTATCTAATATGAATCTCTACTCTGATGAGACACGGCATGTTTTTGAGCACACGTTGAGCTGGTTAAATCAGTGGGCTTGTTCACGATCTTTTGGACTTGGGACTCGCATTCCTTGGGACAAAGATTTCGTTGTTGAATCCTTGTCTGATTCTACTATCTACATGGCTTATTACACTGTTGCACACCTGCTTCATAATGATGACATCTATGGCACAAGCAAGTCTCATCCTGTTCAGCCTGAGCAAATGACTGATGATGTCTGGAATTTTATCATCTGCAATAGTCCATACCCCAAATCATCTAATATACCTTCATCAATACTTGATAAGATGAAGCAGCAATTCGAATATTGGTACCCGTTTGATCTTCGAGTTTCTGGTAAGGATCTCATACAGAATCATTTGACATTCAGCATTTATAATCATACAGCAATCATGAGCAAGCACCACTGGCCTCGTGGATTCAGGTGTAATGGGCACATTATGCTCAATTCTGAGAAGATGAGCAAGTCTACAGGGAATTTTAGGACAATCCGTCAGGCTATTGAGGAATTCTCTGCTGACGCAACAAGATTCTCTCTAGCTGATGCTGGGGATGGTGTTGATGATGCAAACTTTGTATTTGAAACTTCAAATGCTGCAATCCTCCGCCTGACTAAGGAGATTTCATGGATGGAAGAGGTTCTGGCTGAAGAATCATCTCTAAGAACAGGTCCCCCATCTACTTATGCTGATCAAGTTTTTGCAAATGAGATGAATAATGCTGTCAGAATGACCGACAAAAATTACCGAGATTACATGTTTAGAGAAGCTCTGAAAACTGGATTTTATGATCTGCAAGCTGCCAGGGATGAATACAGATACTCATGTGGCAGCGGAGGCATGAACCGCGACTTGTTGTTTTGTTTTATGGATGTTCAGACAAGGCTTATTACTCCTATCTGTCCACATTATGCAGAATATGTTTGGAGGGAGCTTCTGAAGAAGGATGGATTTGTGGTGAAGGCAGGCTGGCCAACAGCTGATGCTCCTGATCTTACTCTGAAGGCTGCCAACAAATACTTGCAGGATTCAATTGTTCTGATGAGGAAGCTGCTTCAGAAACAACTCTTGGGTTCAAAGAAGGCAAATAAGGATGGAGCTCCAGCTGCAATTCTAACTGAAGACAAGATAACAGGTTTGATATATGTAAACGAGCAATTCGACGGATGGCAGGCAGAATGCTTGAGGATACTTCAAAGCAAATTTGACAACAAGACCTGTGCTTTTGCCTCTGATGAAGACATAATGGATGCTTTAAAGAATAGTTCTATTGGCAATGCTACAAACTTTAAAGAGACACAAAAACTTTGTATGCCTTTCTTGAGGTTCAAGAAGGATGAGGCCATTGCAATTGGGGTTCAGGCCTTGGATCTGAGGCTACCATTTGGGGAGATTGAGGTCCTTCAGAAGAACTTGGACTTGATTAAGAGACAAATTGGTCTTCAAGATGTGGAAGTATTGTCTGTGGCTGACCCTGATGCTGTTGCTAAAGCTGGTTCTTATAAGTCACTACTGAATCATAATCCTCCTTCTCCTGGTAACCCAACTGCCATCTTCTTAACCAGGTGA